TCGAGAAGATCATCCGGATCATCGAGACGGCGTACCGGACCGGCGTGCCGATGGTCTACCTGGTCGACTCGGCGGGCGCGCGGATCACCGACCAGGTCGACCTGTTCCCGGGGCGGCGCGGCGCGGGGAAGATCTTCCACACGCAGGTCCGCGCGAGCGGCTCGATCCCGCAGGTCTGCGCGCTGTTCGGACCGAGCGCGGCCGGCGGCGCGTACATCCCGGCGTTCTGCGACATCGTCGTCATGGTCGAGGGCAACGCGTCGATGTACCTCGGCAGCCCGCGCATGGCCGAGATGGTCGTCGGCGAGAAGACCACGCTGGAGGAGATGGGCGGCGCCAAGATGCACTGCTCGGTCTCCGGCTGCGGCACCCACCTGGTGAAGACGGAGCCGGAGGCGCTGGAGGTCGTCCGGCGGCACCTGTCGTTCCTGCCGTCGAACCACCTCGGCACCCCGCCGAGCGCCGAGCCGCGCGAGCCGAAGGCCGGCATCGACCTGCGCGCGCTGGTGCCGGCCGAGGAGCGCAAGGCGTTCGACATGCGCCGCTACGTCCAGGGCCTGGTCGACGAGGGCTCCTGGTACGAGATCCACGCGCTGTGGGCGCGCGAGCTGGTCGTCGGCTTCGGGCGGCTCGACGGCGAGGTCGTCGGCGTCGTCGCGAACAACCCGATGCAGAAGGGCGGCGTGCTCTTCGTCGACAGCGCCGACAAGGCGAGCAAGTTCGTCCAGCTCTGCGACGCGTTCAACGTGCCGCTGCTGTTCCTCTCCGACGTGCCCGGCTTCATGATCGGCAGCGCGGTCGAGCGGCAGGGCATCATCCGCCACGGCGCCAAGCTGATCACTGCCGTGTCTGAGGCAACGGTTCCCAAATTCTGCGTCGTTGCTCGTAAGGCATATGGAGCTGGTCTTTATGCGATGGCCGGCCCAGGTTTCGAGCCCGATGCCACCCTGGCTCTCCCGACGGCACGCATCGCTGTGATGGGTCCAGAACCAGCGGTTAACGCCGTCTACTTCAACAAGATCGAGGCGATCGAAGATCCCGCTGAGCGCGAGCGGTTCATAGCGGAACGCCGAACCGCGTACGAGAAGGACATCGACATCGTCAACCTTGCATCTGAAGATGTCGTTGACGCGGTCATCGAGCCCGACGATCTTCGCTCGGAGTTGGTGCGTAGGCTCGCCACAGCAGAAGGTAAGGATCGCCACTTCTCGGACCGTCGTCATGGGGTCCCTCCCGTTTGAAAGCGCCTTCGGAAACCTCGCTTGTGTCACGGCGACGCGAGGGACGGGTTGAGGTCATCACTCTGTCGAGGCCCGACGCTCTAAATGCA
This region of Mycobacteriales bacterium genomic DNA includes:
- a CDS encoding acyl-CoA carboxylase subunit beta, whose product is MTDVHGHQPLEELRAGVFAGGNPKYHEANAAKGKLFARERIALLLDDGSFVEDGTFANVLAGDLPADGVVTGSGRIDGRPVCVMANDSTVKAGSWGARTVEKIIRIIETAYRTGVPMVYLVDSAGARITDQVDLFPGRRGAGKIFHTQVRASGSIPQVCALFGPSAAGGAYIPAFCDIVVMVEGNASMYLGSPRMAEMVVGEKTTLEEMGGAKMHCSVSGCGTHLVKTEPEALEVVRRHLSFLPSNHLGTPPSAEPREPKAGIDLRALVPAEERKAFDMRRYVQGLVDEGSWYEIHALWARELVVGFGRLDGEVVGVVANNPMQKGGVLFVDSADKASKFVQLCDAFNVPLLFLSDVPGFMIGSAVERQGIIRHGAKLITAVSEATVPKFCVVARKAYGAGLYAMAGPGFEPDATLALPTARIAVMGPEPAVNAVYFNKIEAIEDPAERERFIAERRTAYEKDIDIVNLASEDVVDAVIEPDDLRSELVRRLATAEGKDRHFSDRRHGVPPV